In Aegilops tauschii subsp. strangulata cultivar AL8/78 chromosome 3, Aet v6.0, whole genome shotgun sequence, one genomic interval encodes:
- the LOC109783533 gene encoding aspartyl protease family protein 2-like, with the protein MAQHKRAVSTLVLLLLLFFSASTNATRPPATLRIPVVHRDAVFPPPPGASRGSLLSRRAAADAARYAALKASLCLRRSSAHDDRLHSPVMSGLPFDSGEYFASIGVGTPSTTALLVIDTGSDLIWLQCKPCRRCHRQMSLLYDPKDSSTYRQIPCSSPRCFPRQGCDSSTGACGYTMVYGDGSGSRGNLATDRLVFSNDTSVDSIVIGCGHDNEELFDSSAGVLGVGRGTGSLATQVAPTYGRYFAYCLGDRTSVARSSASYLAFGRTPEPPSTAFTPLLSNPRRPNLYYVNMAGFSVGGERVAGGFCSSGLWLDPANGRGGVVVDSGTSISRLPRDAYAALRDAFDARAAAAGMRRLARGISVFDACYELRGASVPAVTLHFAGGADVALPPENYFIPEQGGRYHCLALEATDDGLSVVGNVLQQGFRVVFDVEKERVGFAPNGC; encoded by the coding sequence ATGGCGCAGCATAAGCGTGCAGTTTCCACCCTcgttcttctcctcctcctgtTCTTCTCGGCGTCGACGAATGCCACACGGCCACCAGCAACGCTCCGCATCCCCGTCGTCCACCGCGACGCGGTCTTCCCGCCGCCGCCGGGCGCCAGCCGGGGTAGCCTCCTAAGCCGCCGCGCGGCTGCCGACGCCGCACGCTACGCGGCCCTCAAGGCGTCCCTCTGCCTCCGCCGCTCCTCCGCGCACGACGACCGCCTCCACTCCCCGGTCATGTCCGGGCTCCCCTTCGACAGCGGCGAGTACTTCGCGTCCATCGGCGTGGGCACCCCGTCCACCACCGCGCTGCTGGTCATCGACACCGGCAGCGACCTCATCTGGCTACAGTGCAAGCCCTGCCGCCGCTGCCACCGCCAGATGAGCCTGCTCTACGACCCCAAGGACTCCAGCACCTACCGCCAGATCCCCTGCTCGTCGCCGCGGTGCTTCCCTCGCCAGGGCTGCGACAGCAGCACCGGGGCCTGCGGGTACACCATGGTCTACGGCGACGGCTCCGGCAGCAGGGGCAACCTCGCCACCGACAGGCTCGTCTTCTCCAACGACACGTCCGTGGACAGCATCGTCATCGGGTGCGGCCACGACAACGAGGAGCTGTTCGACTCGTCGGCCGGGGTGCTGGGCGTCGGCCGCGGCACCGGCTCCCTGGCGACGCAGGTGGCGCCGACCTACGGGCGCTACTTCGCCTACTGCCTCGGCGACCGCACGTCCGTCGCGCGGAGCAGCGCCTCCTACCTCGCCTTCGGCCGCACGCCGGAGCCGCCGTCCACGGCCTTCACCCCGCTGCTGTCCAACCCGCGGCGCCCCAACCTGTACTACGTGAACATGGCCGGGTTCAGCGTCGGCGGCGAGCGTGTCGCCGGCGGGTTCTGCAGCTCCGGCCTCTGGCTCGACCCGGCGAACGGGCggggcggcgtggtggtggactCGGGCACGTCCATATCGCGGCTCCCCAGGGACGCGTACGCGGCGCTGCGCGACGCCTTCGACGCGCGCGCGGCCGCGGCCGGGATGCGGAGGCTGGCCCGGGGCATCTCGGTGTTCGACGCGTGCTACGAGCTCCGAGGCGCCAGCGTGCCGGCAGTGACGCTGCACTTCGCCGGCGGGGCGGACGTGGCGCTGCCCCCGGAGAACTACTTCATACCCGAGCAGGGCGGGAGGTACCACTGCCTGGCGCTGGAGGCGACGGACGACGGGCTCAGCGTGGTCGGCAACGTCCTGCAGCAGGGGTTCCGGGTCGTGTTTGACGTCGAGAAGGAGCGTGTCGGGTTCGCGCCAAATGGCTGCTAA